GGCACCTTGGGCACGTTGTCGATGGCATCCCCGATGAGCGCCAGGTAGTCGCGCATCTGCGCGGGCTCGATGCCCAGGCGCTCCTTCACCTCGGCGGGATCCGTGTAGCGCTCGTTCTGCGGATCATAGAGGTGCACGTGCTCGGAGACGATCTGCACGAAGTCCTTGTCCCCGGTGACGACGAGCACGTCGAAGCCCTCGGCCACGGCGCGCTGGGCCAGGGTGCCGATGACGTCGTCCGCCTCCCAGCCGGCCACCTCGAGGATGGGCAGCGCGAGCCCCTCCACCACCCGGCGGATGTAGGGGAACTGCTGGGCCAGGTCCTCGGGCATCGCCTTGCGGTTGGCCTTGTAGTTGGGATCGATCTTCTGGCGCTCGGCGCGGCTCTCCTTGTCGAAGGCGAGCGCCACGTGGGTGGGCTCGAGCTCCCGGAGCGCCTTGAGCACCTGGCGGGTGAAGCCCAGGGTGGCATTGGTGGGAATCCCCTGGCGGGTCGTCAGGGGGGGAATGGCGTGATAGGCGCGGAAGATGAAGCTGGAGGCGTCGATCAGGACGAGGCGGGGCGCGCCATTCGAAGGAGGGGGGACCATGGGCTCGGCCTTAACCGAGCCCACGGCCCTCTGTCCACGTTGGTAGGAAGCTCAGACGCTACCCGTCAACACCCGCTCTGCTTCTTCTGCTCGGCGACCTTCTCCGCCATGCCGTCGTTGGGCACGGCGTATTCCAGGACGAGGTCCAGCTCCTGGCACGACTGGGCGGACTTGAAGGCCTTGAGGGCGCGCGTGGAGCACCGGCCCACGTCCGAGTTGAGATCCGTGTTGCCCGCGTAGAAGCTGAAGCCCAGCTTCCAGATGCGGCAGGCCCGGCGCCCGTCTCCGCGCTCGTCCCAGTACTTGCCGCGGGTGATGGCCTTGGCGGCCATGTCCTGCTGGATGTTGCGGCGATAGAAGGACGGACGCGACTCGAACAGGTTGTCCATCAGCCGCTTGTCCACGCCCAGCGCCTCCTGGAGCGACTCGGCGGCCTTCTCCACGTCCTCGCTCTGCAGGTGGCCCTGGCCGATCTTGAAGAGCTGATCCACGTTGTTCACGTCCGCGATCATCTTGTCCGCGTCCGCGTGGTACTGGGCCATCTCGTAGTTGTTGCGCAGCCGCTGCAGCGTGGCGACGGCCTCGTTGCCGCGTCCGCCCCAGTAGTCCAGCATCGCCTCGTACATGAACTTGTTGGAGAAGCGCTGCTTGAAGGCCTCCTCCACCACCTTGCGGGGATTGGGCGCCGCGTCGTCATCCATGAAGATGTCCGACACGGGGCAGTGCCAGGGCTCGGCGTTGGGATCCAACCTCTGCCGGGCGTTGAGGAAGTCCACGTAGAGCTTGTTCTTCGGCCGCCACTCGGTGCGGCCCAGGCGCCGGCGCGAGTCGATCACGAGGGTGAAACCGATGGGCGGCTCCAGCTCCTCGCGCGCCATCTTCTGGCAGGCGAATCCCATGTAGCGCTCGCACCGGGGCACCGCCGCGCTCCACTGGGCGTCGCGCACGTAGCGCTTGCAGTCGTCCTCGGAGCGCTTCATCACCTGGAGCACCGCCTCCTGCACCTTGGGCTTGGCCCGGCGGAAGTAGGTGCTCTCCTTGGGAATCTTCTTGAAGAGATCCAGCGCCTCCTCGTCCTTGCCGCGCTGGAGCGCCTTGATGCCCTGGGCGAAGTGCTCCGAGGCGGGCTTCTCCAGCGTGATGCGCTTCATGAGGGAGACGGCCTCGGAGTTGATGGGGTCGAGGTTCAGCACCTTCGAACAGGCCGCCTCCGCCCGGCCCCAATCCGGCTCGCCGCCCATCTCCATGGAGGAGTAGGAACGGCACTGGCTGAGCAACTCCTGGATCTGCTCGGAGGGATCCGCGGCGGGCGCGCTCCCGGAGGCCAGGGCCCTCGAGCCACCCTCCTCCGAGCCTCCCGTGGTGCTCTTGATGATTCCCGCCACCAGCAGCACGCCCACCACACTGGCGGCCACGACGAGCAACCGCTTGCGCGAGGCCGCCGCGGGTGCCACCTCCGAGCCAGCCTCGGCGCGCGAGGCGCGGCCCTTCCTGGCTGGCGCGGAGCCGGTGCGCTCGACCACCACCTCCACCATGCCGAAGGTGATGACGTCGCCGGGTTGCAGCTCCATGGGCTCGTGGGGGCTCACCCGCTCGCCATTGAGCAGCGTGCCGTTGGCACTGCCCAGGTCGCGCAGCACCGGACCGTCTGGAGTGAGCTCCACCTCGGCGTGCCGGCGGCTCACCGAGTCGTCGTCGAGCAACACCGTGGCGGGCGCCTGCCGGCCCGCGACCAGCTTGCTCTGGAGCGGGAACTTCTGGTTGGCCCAGGGACCCGTGAGGCCCTTGAGCACGAACCCGCCCTCGTCCTCCTTCTCCCCGTCCGCGTTGTCCTCCGGGGCAGGCGCCGCGGCGGACGCGGGCCGCCGGGCGAGCGCCGAGGGAGGTCGCTTTCCGGCGGGGATCGACCGGGTGGGCGCGGGCCTCGCGCCACCGGGCGCCGCGCCTGCCTCGCCCGCGGGCTTCGCGCTCCGGCGTGCCCCGGCGGGCCGGGCGGGCGCCTTGAGCCGCAGGGCGTAGTCGCCCAGCACCACCTCCGACGTGGGCGTGAGGGCCGTGGCGCCGGTGATGCGCTGGCCATCCACGAAGGTGCCATTGGCGCTTCCCACGTCCTCCACCATCACCGAGCCGTCTTCCTCGAAGAAGCGGGCGTGGCGACGCGACACACCGCCCTCGGCGAGGACCAGATCGTTGGTGCCGTCCTGGCGGCCGACCCTCAGCTCGCCAGACAGTTCATGCTCGCTCTCGCTGCCGTCGGGATGACGGATGACCAGGGTAGGCATGATGGGGTCAGTCCTCGCGGAAGATGCTCATGTTGACGGGGATGCCCTTGCGCTGCAGGTCGTCATAGAACTTGGGCACGAAGCCGCTCGCCACGTACCGGCCGCGCACCTTGCCCTCGTCCGTGAAGCCTTCCTGCTTGTAATAGAAGATGTCCTGGAGGGTGACGATGTCCACCTCCATGCCGGCGATCTCCGTGATGAAGCAGATCTTGCGCGTGCCGTCGGAGAAGCGCGTCTGCTGCACGATGATGTGCACCGCGCTGGCGATCTGCTCGCGGATGGCCTTCACCGGCAGCTCCATGCCGCTCATGAGCACCATCGTCTCCAGCCGGGCGATGGCGTCGCGTGGCGTGTTGGCGTGCAGCGTGGTGAGCGAGCCGTCGTGGCCCGTGTTCATCGCCTGGAGCATGTCCAGCGTCTCGCCCGCGCGGCACTCGCCCACCACGATGCGGTCGGGCCGCATGCGCAGGCAGTTCTTCACCAGATCGCGGATGGTGATGGCGCCCTTGCCTTCCAGGTTGGGTGGACGGCTCTCCAGTTGCACCCAGTGATCCTGCGGCAGTTGCAGCTCGGCGGCGTCCTCCACCGTGACGATGCGCTCGTCCTCGGGGATGAAGGAGCTGATGATGTTGAGCGTCGTCGTCTTGCCCGAGCCCGTGCCGCCCGAGATGACGATGTTCTTGCGCGCCTTGACGCACATCTCCAGGAACTCGGCCATCTGCGCCGTGACGGTCTTGAACTTGATGAGATCCTGGATCTTCAGCGAGTCCTTCTTGAACTTGCGGATGGTGATGCAGGGGCCCTTGAGCGCCAGCGGCGGGATGATGGCGTTGACGCGGCTGCCGTCCTTGAGGCGCGCGTCCACCAGGGGGCTGGACTCGTCGATGCGCCGGCCGATGGGCGCCACGATCCGCTCGATGACCCCGAGCACCGCCTGGTTCGAGCTGAACGTCTTCTCGCTCAGCACGAGCTTGCCCTTGCGCTCGATGTAGATCTGGTTGGCGTGGTTGACCATGATCTCGCTGATCTCATCCGACGCGAGGAACGCCTCCAGGGGCCCCAGGCCCAGCGCCTCGTTGATGACGTCGGTGAGCAGCTCCTCGCGGTCCACCTCGGGCGGCAGCTCTCCGTCCGCCTCCATCTGATCGATGATGTCGCTGATGGCCTTCTCGGTGCGCCGCCACAGCTCGTCGTCCCCGAGCCTGTCCATGTCCATGCGGCGCAGGTCGAGGTACTCGATGAGCCGATCGTGGATCTCCTTCTGAAGCCGGGTGTAGGCCTCCACCCGGGGATCAATCCGCTTCCTGTTCTTGGCGAGCGCCGAGGCGAGCGAGGCGGGCATGCGCGCGTTGGCTTCCTGCTGCGCGGGCGGCTCCTCCTCGTAGGGCTCTTCCTCGACGGGCTCCTCGTCGTAGTACTCCTCCTCGGGAGGCGCCGTGCGCGTCTGGGAGGCCTCCTCCTCGAGCGCCT
Above is a window of Cystobacter fuscus DNA encoding:
- a CDS encoding FHA domain-containing protein → MPTLVIRHPDGSESEHELSGELRVGRQDGTNDLVLAEGGVSRRHARFFEEDGSVMVEDVGSANGTFVDGQRITGATALTPTSEVVLGDYALRLKAPARPAGARRSAKPAGEAGAAPGGARPAPTRSIPAGKRPPSALARRPASAAAPAPEDNADGEKEDEGGFVLKGLTGPWANQKFPLQSKLVAGRQAPATVLLDDDSVSRRHAEVELTPDGPVLRDLGSANGTLLNGERVSPHEPMELQPGDVITFGMVEVVVERTGSAPARKGRASRAEAGSEVAPAAASRKRLLVVAASVVGVLLVAGIIKSTTGGSEEGGSRALASGSAPAADPSEQIQELLSQCRSYSSMEMGGEPDWGRAEAACSKVLNLDPINSEAVSLMKRITLEKPASEHFAQGIKALQRGKDEEALDLFKKIPKESTYFRRAKPKVQEAVLQVMKRSEDDCKRYVRDAQWSAAVPRCERYMGFACQKMAREELEPPIGFTLVIDSRRRLGRTEWRPKNKLYVDFLNARQRLDPNAEPWHCPVSDIFMDDDAAPNPRKVVEEAFKQRFSNKFMYEAMLDYWGGRGNEAVATLQRLRNNYEMAQYHADADKMIADVNNVDQLFKIGQGHLQSEDVEKAAESLQEALGVDKRLMDNLFESRPSFYRRNIQQDMAAKAITRGKYWDERGDGRRACRIWKLGFSFYAGNTDLNSDVGRCSTRALKAFKSAQSCQELDLVLEYAVPNDGMAEKVAEQKKQSGC
- a CDS encoding ATPase, T2SS/T4P/T4SS family: MFLITLEEKGGGTEQIEFEKNEITIGRLDGNDIRLAKGNVSKYHSKIIAKDGKFIVVDMKSTNGTFVNGKKIAGPQVVKPTDQISIGDYILNVEALEEEASQTRTAPPEEEYYDEEPVEEEPYEEEPPAQQEANARMPASLASALAKNRKRIDPRVEAYTRLQKEIHDRLIEYLDLRRMDMDRLGDDELWRRTEKAISDIIDQMEADGELPPEVDREELLTDVINEALGLGPLEAFLASDEISEIMVNHANQIYIERKGKLVLSEKTFSSNQAVLGVIERIVAPIGRRIDESSPLVDARLKDGSRVNAIIPPLALKGPCITIRKFKKDSLKIQDLIKFKTVTAQMAEFLEMCVKARKNIVISGGTGSGKTTTLNIISSFIPEDERIVTVEDAAELQLPQDHWVQLESRPPNLEGKGAITIRDLVKNCLRMRPDRIVVGECRAGETLDMLQAMNTGHDGSLTTLHANTPRDAIARLETMVLMSGMELPVKAIREQIASAVHIIVQQTRFSDGTRKICFITEIAGMEVDIVTLQDIFYYKQEGFTDEGKVRGRYVASGFVPKFYDDLQRKGIPVNMSIFRED